The Latilactobacillus sakei subsp. sakei DSM 20017 = JCM 1157 genome includes a window with the following:
- the trmL gene encoding tRNA (uridine(34)/cytosine(34)/5-carboxymethylaminomethyluridine(34)-2'-O)-methyltransferase TrmL, with product MTNHIVLYEPLIPANTGNIARTCAGTDTVLDLIEPLGFETDDKHLKRAGLDYWDQVKINYHKNLDAFLETVPDRKHLYLITKFAKQAYSDQDVTDTSVDHYFMFGKETTGLPETFMRENEDQCLRIPMSDHIRALNLSNCAALVIFEALRQQDFPGLEKSHLYDHDKLK from the coding sequence GTGACTAATCATATTGTTTTATACGAACCACTTATTCCAGCTAATACTGGCAACATCGCCCGGACATGTGCCGGGACGGATACTGTTTTAGATTTAATCGAACCATTAGGCTTTGAAACTGACGACAAACATTTAAAACGGGCTGGTCTAGATTATTGGGACCAAGTGAAGATTAATTACCACAAGAACTTGGATGCCTTTTTAGAAACGGTTCCGGATCGTAAACACCTCTATTTGATCACGAAGTTTGCCAAGCAAGCTTATTCTGATCAGGATGTGACGGATACAAGTGTTGATCATTACTTTATGTTTGGTAAGGAAACAACTGGCCTCCCAGAAACGTTTATGCGTGAAAATGAAGATCAGTGTCTCCGCATTCCAATGTCAGATCACATTCGGGCTTTGAATTTATCCAACTGTGCAGCATTGGTCATTTTTGAAGCATTACGGCAACAAGATTTTCCAGGGTTAGAAAAGAG